From Oncorhynchus tshawytscha isolate Ot180627B linkage group LG11, Otsh_v2.0, whole genome shotgun sequence, the proteins below share one genomic window:
- the lg11h2orf50 gene encoding uncharacterized protein C2orf50 homolog: MDTKGNKRATSAGYRLPDPPNVALISQSSVSVYKLPPDRTRNTRGGESPWENPDSRDPVKQDQVWREFVRAERNGVKEWQKNWSFLKNYDQLGNHRAESPLPNYVPVFSDHIPNTTNQMFGSRVCTPLGRELMRMDKLLIGSYSKCKPGPDMQPC, translated from the exons ATGGATACGAAAGGCAACAAACGCGCAACTTCAGCAGGCTACCGATTGCCAGACCCACCTAACGTCGCTTTGATATCACAGTCCTCCGTCTCTGTGTACAAACTTCCGCCGGACAGGACTCGAAACACCCGCGGCGGAGAGAGTCCTTGGGAGAACCCCGACTCTCGCGACCCAGTCAAACAGGATCAAGTCTGGCGCGAGTTCGTGCGCGCAGAGAGGAATGGAGTGAAAGAATG GCAGAAGAATTGGAGTTTTCTCAAGAACTATGATCAGCTG GGTAACCACAGGGCAGAGAGCCCTTTACCAAACTATGTGCCAGTGTTTTCTGACCATATCCCCAACACCACCAACCAGATGTTTGGGAGTCGTGTGTGCACACCACTGGGCAGGGAGCTGATGAGAATGGATAAGCTGTTAATTGGAAGCTATAGCAAGTGCAAGCCAGGTCCAGATATGCAGCCTTGCTAG
- the kcnf1b gene encoding potassium voltage-gated channel subfamily F member 1, whose translation MWTIPKPRYKNCNKLDTRDEAEMAVNIGGVRLVLDGDVLNRYPESRLAELINCSTLNYDVIYSLCDDYDPGKKEFYFDRDPDAFRCIIDVYYFGEIHIKRGICPICFIKEMEFWKIHQSYLDECCKSYLTEKEEELAEISNKVKLILDDLDGDPSVNCSARCLKFLWKLMEKPESSLPARGIAVASFLFVLVSSVVMCVGTIPEVQVEDEEGDLVEHPMLEAIETACIGWFTVEYLLRFVSCPNKLHFSLSFMNIIDFMAIIPFYVVLTLTYLGTAMMDLAKVQQAVQALRIMRVARVFKLVRHSSGLQTFTYALKRSFKELGLLLMYMGIGIFVFSAMGYTIEQSHPETLFSSIPQSFWWAIITMTTVGYGDIYPKTTLGKCNAAISFLCGVIAIALPIHPIINNFVNFYNKQKVLETAAKHELELMELQSSDDSLMKATRKCGAAGALESSMRISRSDNCIPLLEESTRTLKSKDYCSETESF comes from the coding sequence ATGTGGACAATACCCAAACCCCGATATAAGAACTGCAACAAATTGGATACAAGGGATGAAGCCGAGATGGCCGTGAACATTGGCGGCGTAAGGCTAGTTTTAGACGGCGATGTGCTTAACCGCTATCCGGAGAGTAGACTTGCAGAACTGATCAACTGCTCAACTCTGAATTACGACGTTATCTACTCACTTTGTGATGATTATGACCCGGGTAAAAAAGAGTTTTATTTCGACCGGGATCCTGACGCTTTCAGATGTATCATTGACGTGTATTACTTCGGTGAGATTCACATCAAACGAGGTATATGTCCAATTTGTTTCATTAAAGAGATGGAGTTCTGGAAAATTCACCAAAGCTATTTGGACGAGTGCTGTAAAAGTTACCTGACTGAAAAAGAGGAAGAGCTGGCAGAGATTTCCAACAAAGTTAAGCTTATCTTGGATGATCTAGATGGGGACCCTTCAGTCAACTGCTCAGCGCGGTGTCTAAAGTTCCTTTGGAAACTCATGGAGAAACCGGAGTCCTCTTTGCCTGCGCGTGGCATCGCCGTTGCATCTTTCCTCTTCGTCCTTGTGTCCTCCGTGGTGATGTGCGTGGGGACCATTCCAGAAGTCCAAGTAGAAGATGAAGAGGGGGACCTTGTGGAGCACCCGATGCTGGAGGCCATCGAGACAGCCTGCATAGGCTGGTTCACCGTGGAATACCTGCTGCGTTTTGTGTCCTGCCCAAACAAACTGCACTTTTCCCTATCCTTTATGAACATAATAGACTTCATGGCTATCATTCCCTTCTACGTGGTGTTGACCCTTACTTACCTGGGTACGGCCATGATGGATCTGGCCAAGGTCCAGCAAGCGGTCCAGGCGCTTCGCATCATGCGTGTCGCCCGCGTCTTCAAACTGGTGCGCCACTCCTCTGGGCTACAGACTTTCACCTATGCGCTAAAGAGGAGTTTCAAAGAGCTGGGGTTGCTCCTTATGTACATGGGCATAGGGATATTCGTGTTCTCAGCAATGGGCTACACCATAGAGCAAAGCCACCCGGAGACCCTCTTCAGTAGCATCCCACAGTCCTTCTGGTGGGCTATTATCACCATGACCACCGTGGGCTATGGAGACATTTACCCCAAAACCACTCTAGGCAAGTGCAACGCAGCCATCAGCTTCCTGTGTGGGGTGATAGCCATTGCGTTGCCAATTCACCCCATTATCAACAACTTCGTCAATTTTTACAACAAGCAGAAAGTGCTCGAGACCGCGGCCAAGCACGAGCTGGAGCTCATGGAGTTGCAGTCTAGCGACGATTCACTGATGAAGGCAACGCGCAAGTGTGGCGCAGCGGGTGCGTTGGAGAGCTCGATGCGTATCTCGCGTAGTGATAATTGTATACCACTTCTCGAGGAATCGACCAGGACTTTGAAGTCGAAAGATTATTGCTCGGAAACCGAATCATTTTAA